A single region of the Lycium barbarum isolate Lr01 chromosome 2, ASM1917538v2, whole genome shotgun sequence genome encodes:
- the LOC132628545 gene encoding uncharacterized protein LOC132628545 — MLSSTFELISVASSNSHFIFCFCNFLIAILLLSGFQSSSEDHTTNLDHDMSKRKEAQSTPKAKQFHKGMHVDYEIRNMGTRVTSEEMHMFSTSSDTSTVEVLRDINQDNKSGAYIDTAHFQYHESAKQSHRQDISFKRENVGGASANSTIDRKMYLAKTRKETNGNNFEKSDEKEEDELRRRIEDFIEKMNRGWRAEKLGICYQKSITIMSYPVCVSETMLSSTFELLNQANSNSFVAFLFCNLIIVILLVNSSKNSDNKFVPLSSKASVKNNCPVLDKNNGLADAIEATSINLAAKDNDNDNVNDNDKKTSGDEEEDELTRKVELFIQKVNRSWKAEKLSAYK, encoded by the exons ATGTTGAGTTCCACATTTGAGTTGATCTCTGTAGCTTCTTCCAATTCTCACTTTATCTTTTGTTTCTGCAATTTTCTCATAGCCATTCTCCTACTTAGTGGCTTCCAATCTAGTTCAGAAGATCACACCACCAATCTTGATCATGACATGTCCAAGAGAAAAGAAGCACAAAGTACTCCTAAGGCTAAACAATTTCACAAAGGTAtgcatgttgattatgaaattagAAATATGGGCACACGTGTCACATCAGAAGAAATGCATATGTTTTCCACATCGAGTGACACATCAACCGTAGAAGTTCTCCGGGATATAAACCAAGACAACAAAAGTGGAGCATACATCGATACTGCTCATTTTCAATATCACGAGTCTGCTAAACAATCTCATCGTCAAGACATAAGTTTCAAGCGCGAAAATGTAGGAGGGGCGAGTGCTAATAGTACAATTGATAGAAAAATGTATTTAGCAAAAACAAGAAAGGAAACAAATGGCAACAATTTTGAGAAGAGTGATGAGAAAGAAGAGGATGAATTGAGGAGAAGGATTGAAGATTTCATTGAGAAGATGAATAGGGGTTGGAGGGCAGAAAAATTGGGAATATGTTATCAAA AATCCATCACAATTATGAGTTATCCTGTTTGTGTTTCTGAAACAATGTTGAGTTCAACATTTGAGTTGCTCAATCAGGCCAATTCCAATTCTTTTGTTGCCTTCCTTTTCTGCAATTTGATAATTGTCATCCTATTAGTTAATAGTTCAAAAAATAGTGACAACAAATTTGTTCCACTTTCCTCCAAGGCTTCTGTGAAAAATAATTGTCCTGTCTTGGATAAGAACAATGGTTTAGCAGATGCAATTGAAGCAACCAGTATAAATTTGGCAGCAAAGGACAATGACAATGACAATGTCAACGACAACGACAAAAAGACGAGTGGTGATGAGGAAGAAGATGAGCTAACAAGAAAAGTTGAATTATTTATTCAGAAGGTAAATAGAAGTTGGAAAGCAGAGAAATTGAgtgcatataaataa